The proteins below come from a single Vanacampus margaritifer isolate UIUO_Vmar chromosome 10, RoL_Vmar_1.0, whole genome shotgun sequence genomic window:
- the LOC144058967 gene encoding uncharacterized protein LOC144058967 isoform X2, producing the protein MRTALPLLLLLIPYGGCAGGPNFTTETRAVGQSVSFKCPFDDTGMRYVLSWIRLAPETFPEVLGQMTSFDLKAPETETSHSGSRIIVKKEKDTFVLQISQVQKSDMAVYYCFRWTSWFNEMVFLQGLFLQVKDFPEAEASVSAIAQDLRSSDNGRRPGPSVTSRCSVFSRSGNKTCTDGHKVYWFKAAKVDKPPSFIYTHEDCEKVQKGSMQKCVHAVTEDVSSSVAGTYACAVATCGEIFIGKAKKVNEDASIPDLLSLLWSVIFVLSAALVLSFILLTFLIYKIKIKRCKETSSDVQQRNENSLIYSAPAIVARKSGKGSQTTARSAEEFSMYADVRLRESE; encoded by the exons ATGCGGACGGCGCTTCCTCTGCTGCTTCTGCTGATCCCGTACGGAG GATGTGCGGGTGGTCCCAACTTCACAACAGAGACCAGAGCAGTTGGACAAAGTGTCTCTTTCAAATGTCCCTTTGACGATACCGGAATGCGATATGTTCTTTCTTGGATTCGACTTGCTCCTGAAACCTTCCCTGAAGTTTTAGGTCAGATGACATCCTTTGATTTGAAGGCACCTGAAACTGAGACATCACACAGTGGAAGTCGCATCATAGTCAAAAAAGAGAAAGACACGTTTGTTTTGCAAATTAGTCAAGTGCAGAAAAGTGACATGGCCGTCTACTACTGTTTCCGATGGACATCATGGTTTAATGAAATGGTGTTTTTGCAAGGACTATTTCTGCAGGTCAAAG actTCCCAGAAGCAGAAGCGTCCGTCTCGGCCATCGCTCAAGATTTGCGCTCGTCTGACAATGGCCGCCGACCAGGACCGTCCGTAACGTCACGTTGCTCGGTCTTCTCCCGTTCTGGGAATAAAACATGTACGGACGGACACAAAGTTTACTGGTTCAAAGCTGCAAAAGTTGACAAACCTCCCAGCTTCATTTACACTCATGAAGACTGTGAAAAAGTCCAAAAGGGTTCCATGCAGAAATGCGTTCACGCTGTCACAGAGGACGTCAGTTCCTCCGTTGCCGGAACGTACGCGTGTGCTGTGGCCACATGTGGGGAGATTTTTATTGGAAAGGCGAAAAAGGTCAATGAAG atGCCAGCATTCctgatttattatcattattatggtCTGTTATTTTTGTCTTGAGTGCTGCTTTGGTCTTAAGCTTCATCCTGTTGACCTTCCTCATATACAAGATCAAGATAAAAAGATGCAAAG AAACGTCCAGCGATGTGCAACAG AGAAACGAGAACTCTCTGATTTATTCCGCGCCGGCCATCGTCGCCAGGAAAAGCGGCAAAGGAAGCCAAACGACTGCGAGAAGCGCTGAGGAATTTAGCATGTATGCCGACGTCCGTCTTCGTGAATCGGAATGA
- the LOC144058967 gene encoding uncharacterized protein LOC144058967 isoform X1, whose product MRTALPLLLLLIPYGGCAGGPNFTTETRAVGQSVSFKCPFDDTGMRYVLSWIRLAPETFPEVLGQMTSFDLKAPETETSHSGSRIIVKKEKDTFVLQISQVQKSDMAVYYCFRWTSWFNEMVFLQGLFLQVKDFPEAEASVSAIAQDLRSSDNGRRPGPSVTSRCSVFSRSGNKTCTDGHKVYWFKAAKVDKPPSFIYTHEDCEKVQKGSMQKCVHAVTEDVSSSVAGTYACAVATCGEIFIGKAKKVNEDASIPDLLSLLWSVIFVLSAALVLSFILLTFLIYKIKIKRCKACHQTHEETSSDVQQRNENSLIYSAPAIVARKSGKGSQTTARSAEEFSMYADVRLRESE is encoded by the exons ATGCGGACGGCGCTTCCTCTGCTGCTTCTGCTGATCCCGTACGGAG GATGTGCGGGTGGTCCCAACTTCACAACAGAGACCAGAGCAGTTGGACAAAGTGTCTCTTTCAAATGTCCCTTTGACGATACCGGAATGCGATATGTTCTTTCTTGGATTCGACTTGCTCCTGAAACCTTCCCTGAAGTTTTAGGTCAGATGACATCCTTTGATTTGAAGGCACCTGAAACTGAGACATCACACAGTGGAAGTCGCATCATAGTCAAAAAAGAGAAAGACACGTTTGTTTTGCAAATTAGTCAAGTGCAGAAAAGTGACATGGCCGTCTACTACTGTTTCCGATGGACATCATGGTTTAATGAAATGGTGTTTTTGCAAGGACTATTTCTGCAGGTCAAAG actTCCCAGAAGCAGAAGCGTCCGTCTCGGCCATCGCTCAAGATTTGCGCTCGTCTGACAATGGCCGCCGACCAGGACCGTCCGTAACGTCACGTTGCTCGGTCTTCTCCCGTTCTGGGAATAAAACATGTACGGACGGACACAAAGTTTACTGGTTCAAAGCTGCAAAAGTTGACAAACCTCCCAGCTTCATTTACACTCATGAAGACTGTGAAAAAGTCCAAAAGGGTTCCATGCAGAAATGCGTTCACGCTGTCACAGAGGACGTCAGTTCCTCCGTTGCCGGAACGTACGCGTGTGCTGTGGCCACATGTGGGGAGATTTTTATTGGAAAGGCGAAAAAGGTCAATGAAG atGCCAGCATTCctgatttattatcattattatggtCTGTTATTTTTGTCTTGAGTGCTGCTTTGGTCTTAAGCTTCATCCTGTTGACCTTCCTCATATACAAGATCAAGATAAAAAGATGCAAAG CTTGCCACCAAACTCATGAAGAAACGTCCAGCGATGTGCAACAG AGAAACGAGAACTCTCTGATTTATTCCGCGCCGGCCATCGTCGCCAGGAAAAGCGGCAAAGGAAGCCAAACGACTGCGAGAAGCGCTGAGGAATTTAGCATGTATGCCGACGTCCGTCTTCGTGAATCGGAATGA
- the LOC144059400 gene encoding uncharacterized protein LOC144059400 has product MIERILFWMMLSLTLVQQRRAAMSNSTLAQWPAELGPLHQGDPLHLLCSVIFDPKKAACAGRRSVHWLRAGSSSGLVFVDAETNEECDRMSPKRCIYKLFINVSQSDSAVYYCVLEECGKYMVANGTKLDLHAKVTAVDGSHQEILLLLSSILALSLLVIALLINVIVRNDTACVSRQSKNPGRQRLSP; this is encoded by the exons ATGATCGAAAGGATTCTTTTCTGGATGATGCTGAGTCTCACGCTTGTTCAACAAAGAC GCGCGGCGATGTCCAATTCCACTCTTGCGCAGTGGCCAGCAGAGTTGGGCCCGCTCCATCAAGGAGACCCGCTCCACCTCCTGTGCTCGGTGATCTTTGACCCCAAGAAGGCGGCGTGCGCGGGACGGCGCAGCGTGCACTGGCTGAGAGCGGGATCCAGCTCAGGCCTCGTCTTTGTGGATGCAGAGACAAATGAAGAATGCGACAGGATGAGCCCCAAGCGATGCATCTACAAGCTCTTCATTAATGTCAGTCAGTCGGATAGCGCCGTCTACTACTGCGTTCTGGAGGAATGTGGCAAATATATGGTTGCAAACGGAACAAAACTGGACTTGCATG CGAAAGTGACGGCAGTTGACGGTTCGCACCAAGAAATTCTTCTGCTTTTGTCTTCCATCTTGGCCTTAAGTCTGCTGGTCATCGCTTTACTGATCAACGTCATCGTTCGGAACGACACAG cTTGTGTTTCAAGGCAAAGCAAAAACCCTG GCAGACAAAGACTCTCGCCTTAA
- the LOC144058971 gene encoding obscurin-like produces the protein MASGLTAAVLFCTLSVIEGLQPVSLVTVDAGANVSFACPRSENMGDIFYWYKIKLGYMIQTIAEGYFGELSLRGQFQNGRFRSERVADVYLLNITNVSKEDEATYTCQAGTSYNMRFIDSTHLLVKEPTHKSFYVKQIPQAKSVEAGQTLTLQCSILSESKENVSLCPEEHTVYWFKSGSGDSSPHIIYTDGDDVKVQRGCVYHLSKLIQNSSDSGTYYCAVATCGEILFGQGTHVETRQDLKPLAGIVLGALLASSVIVIAVVAV, from the exons ATGGCGAGCGGACTGACTGCCGCGGTGCTTTTCTGCACATTGT CTGTGATCGAAGGGCTGCAGCCGGTGTCTTTGGTCACGGTGGACGCTGGCGCCAACGTCTCGTTTGCGTGCCCGCGCTCCGAGAATATGGGAGACATATTTTACTGGTACAAGATCAAGTTGGGATATATGATCCAAACCATCGCGGAGGGATACTTTGGAGAACTGTCCCTTCGAGGTCAGTTTCAGAACGGCAGGTTCCGAAGCGAACGCGTGGCTGACGTTTACCTTTTGAACATCACCAACGTGAGCAAAGAAGACGAAGCCACGTACACTTGCCAAGCGGGCACCTCGTACAACATGCGCTTCATTGACAGCACGCATTTGCTTGTCAAAG AACCCACACACAAGTCCTTCTACGTGAAGCAAATTCCGCAGGCCAAGTCCGTCGAGGCGGGCCAGACGCTGACGCTCCAGTGTTCCATTCTCTCGGAGAGCAAGGAGAACGTCAGCCTGTGTCCGGAAGAACACACCGTGTActggttcaaatccgggtcGGGAGACTCGTCCCCGCATATCATTTACACCGACGGAGATGATGTAAAGGTCCAAAGGGGCTGTGTCTACCATCTCTCCAAACTCATACAGAACTCATCTGATAGTGGGACGTACTACTGTGCTGTGGCCACATGTGGGGAGATCCTGTTTGGACAAGGAACTCATGTGGAGACAC GACAAGATCTGAAACCGCTTGCTGGCATCGTGCTCGGGGCTCTGTTGGCCTCCTCCGTGATTGTGATCGCTGTTGTCGCCGTCTAG
- the LOC144058968 gene encoding uncharacterized protein LOC144058968 produces MCIHLLFCFFCSGSVDGLNFTTKTIAVGQSVSLECPFEQKLLGQESLQWIRLVSATFPEYLFGMPIFEGSTFIQNGTFDSRHRMTVKKEREMFILQISQVQKSDMAVYYCFEVIRYEVTFLSGTFLQVKDNDTNSAAATQNLRSDESPPGPSVSLRCSVLSPLWNATCTDALKVYWFRSETDDAPPSFIYAREDGKNVQNAPMQKCVRAFSTVNSVSVAGTYSCAVATCGEVFTGHVTIDAISCDSHRLDIHFLAAGALALNLILLGFLIKKSLTGSWFCCKACQQSQEETSSRAQQSEEDSLVYSVPKIVARKSGKANQISASFAEEFSTYSEISLRNQAK; encoded by the exons ATGTGCATACatctcttattttgttttttctgctcAGGAAGTGTCGATGGTCTCAACTTTACGACAAAGACGATTGCAGTTGGACAAAGTGTCTCTCTGGAATGTCCCTTTGAACAAAAATTGCTTGGCCAAGAAAGTCTTCAATGGATCCGACTTGTTTCTGCAACCTTTCCTGAATATTTATTTGGAATGCCAATTTTCGAGGGTTCAACCTTTATTCAAAATGGGACATTTGACAGCAGACATCGCATGACTGTCAAAAAGGAGCGAGAGATGTTTATCCTTCAAATTAGTCAAGTACAGAAAAGTGACATGGCCGTCTACTACTGCTTTGAAGTGATTCGGTATGAAGTCACGTTTTTGAGTGGAACATTTCTTCAGGTCAAAG ATAATGACACGAACTCAGCTGCTGCCACTCAAAACCTGCGGTCTGATGAGAGCCCACCAGGCCCGTCCGTGAGCTTACGGTGCTCCGTCCTCTCCCCCCTTTGGAATGCAACGTGTACAGATGCACTCAAAGTTTACTGGTTCCGATCTGAAACAGACGACGCACCTCCCAGCTTCATTTACGCTCGGGAAGACggcaaaaatgtccaaaatgctCCCATGCAGAAATGCGTTCGCGCGTTCTCAACCGTCAACAGCGTCTCCGTTGCCGGAACGTATTCTTGTGCTGTGGCCACGTGTGGAGAGGTTTTTACGGGACACGTAACAATAG ATGCCATCAGTTGTGATTCACACCGACTTGATATCCATTTCTTGGCTGCTGGTGCTTTGGCCTTAAACTTAATCCTTTTAGGCTTCCTCATCAAAAAGAGCCTGACAGGAAGTTGGTTTTGCTGCAAAG CTTGCCAGCAAAGCCAGGAAGAAACATCGAGTCGTGCGCAGCAG AGCGAGGAGGACTCTTTGGTTTATTCCGTGCCGAAAATCGTCGCCAGAAAAAGCGGCAAAGCCAACCAGATCTCTGCGAGCTTTGCAGAGGAATTTAGCACATATAGCGAAATCAGTCTTCGGAACCAAGCGAAATAA